The Gloeocapsa sp. PCC 73106 DNA segment AGAAATTTTGGACAAACCCAATTTCCTCTCTGGAGAAGCTATTCTCTCAGGATTTAATCTAGAGACGGCTCTTATATGGTAAAATATTGTTAGTTGTATGGGTCGCCTGGGGATCGAACCCAGGACTAATCGGTTAAAAGCCGAGTGCTCTACCGCTGAGCTAGCGACCCTTTAGTTAACACCTTTAATAATATAACATACCATTTTTTTAAAAGCAAGGCTAAACTAAAAATAATTCAAAGTAAATAAGGGTGACAATAAACAATGCAAGCTGAGCAACTTATTCGCATAATCTGGGCTATATCCGCGGGTTTACTAACGATGATGGTATTGCTTCACAGCCCCAAAGGAGACGGCATTGGTGGCATCGGAGGACAAGCACAGTTATTCACCAGTGCTAAAAGTGCCGAAACGAGTCTGAACCGAATTACTTGGGTTTTAGCCACGGTGTTTATAAGTTTAACCGTCATTTTGAGCGCGGGCTGGTTGCGTTCTTAAGGCTTTGAGATGGCGTCGTTGGTTAGCATTGATCTTGATTACTAGCTTGTGGATTCTGAGTATTAACAAGTTGAGAGTGGAAGCAACGGAGTTTCCTTCTCTGGCTTCTCATCCTTTACCCCCGTCTTTGGCGTCTTGGAAAATCAAGACAGAGGTGGGGGATTACTTCGGTGAAATCAAAAATATACCTTCGGTAGAGTATTTAGTTTGGTCAGAGTTTCCCGTGAAGGTTTATGTGGAGTTAGGAAACGACGATTGGCTTAAAGCTATTAATAGTGCGATCGCTCAGTGGAATAAGTATCTACCCCTAGAACAAGTATCAGATCCTGCACAATCTCAGATTCTGATTCGACACCAACCCCCACCCCTACTTACTCAGCGTCATCCCCAAACGGGAAGAATCGAGATTACTAAAGCTAGAGCTGGTGCTACACAATATCAGCTCTACGTTCAAGATAAGTTGCTCTCCCACCGCATGATCATCGCCATTAAGCCCGGACAAAGTTATCAAGCTCTATTGGCGACCAGTCTACACGAGATAGGACACGCTTTAGGTATTTGGGGGCATAGCAGTCTCGTTACCGACGCGCTCTACCCATCTCAAGTCGGTAAAGCTGCAGAAATTTCCCAGAGAGATCTTAATACTCTCAAGAAAATTTATCAGCAACCTACGCGCTTGGGTTGGAGGATTCGGTAATTCTGGTACCCTGGGTATCTAGAGCTAGTGATTTTACCTGTACTTGAATACCTAGGTTTTGCCAAGTCTCTCTGATGGCTAATTCTACTTTTTGGGCTTCAGATGCGTTAACCAGAGCGAGTAAAGTAGGACCGGCACCACTGATGACCAAACCATAAGCACCATGAGCGATCGCCTCGGAGCGCACGACTTGGTAACCCGGGATTAGGGCTTCACGATAGGGTTGATGTAAGCGATCGCTTAAAGCTAGGGATAACCATTCACCTTGATTAGTAGCTAAACCCCTAAGTAATAAACCTAGGTGCGCCAGATTGAAAATAGCGTCACTCCTGTCAATTTGTCGAGGTAAAACTGAGCGAGCAGTTTCGGTAGATAGCTGAAAATCAGGAATAGCAACTACAGGAATAATCTCTTTATGCCACGGAATTGAACAAATTTCCCAGCTTTGTGCATTCGGTACTGATAACTGACAGTTACCCAACAAAGTTGGAACTACGTTATCGGGGTGTCCTTCTCGAGCGATCGCTAAATCTCTCAGCTCAATTTGACTCAGAGGATTACCCGCTAAATAATTGGCAGCAACCAAACCCCCCACGATCGCCGTCGCTGAACTTCCCAACCCCCTCGCTAAGGGAACTCCCAATTTAATCTTTATTTCTACCCCAGGGGGCTCTTGACCCAGATGTTGATATAATTCTCTAAAAACTTGATACAACAAGTTACTTTGATCTGTAATTACCGCTGCTGATTCAGCTCCTGTGACTGTAATTTTCACCCTTTGTTCTGGGTTTAAGCTAAATTCAAACCGATTGTAGATAGTTAAAGCTGCTCCTAGACAATCAAACCCAGGTCCTAAATTAGCAGTAGTTCCTGGGGTAATTACGGTGACTGTAGTTGGTGACATAATCAAAGTAGAGAAAATGAGCAAGGTGATTTTAGCACATTAAAAGCTACTCTTCTATTTCATTTTCAGCGACGTCAATTAAATAATTGTCCCCGTCGCGAGGAAATAAAAAAAATAGTTTTAAAAACTCTTGACACCACCAAACTATGATGCTATAAGCTTACTAGGAGGACCGTAGGCATATAAACACACGCTAGTCATAAGTTAGTAGCATGGTAGGGTAATGCCACCCACTAACTTTGATCAACTCAAAAAAAACTAAGACTAGAGATGAGCAAACTGAGAAGAATGGATTAAAAGACAGACGTAGCAACTCACGAATTCCTAACTTGTCAAAGGTTTTAAATGGCAAAAATCCCTTTGTCATCCTGTCCACCTTCGTCATCCTTGTCTTGAATATTTGTCAAGGGGTAAAAATCTAACATCTGATACCTCAATCCGGCCCTTGTCCGTTTCATTTATAAATTAATAATTAAAATATTACTCACTTCTTGCTTGTTTGAGTTAAATTACTAAAAGTTTGATGTAACAATCCTTGTCAATGATTAATCTGAGATTTAACAGGAACACTGACTCCCACCTGGATAAAATCTAAAACTTGTTTATGGAGATTAAGATTATGCTAGTGGTAAATTAGGGGTGATTCAGGTCTTATTTCGTCTATGTTGTGTTAATTATCAAGATTTTAGTCGACTTTGATTTATTTTTCAGTAAGAACTATAACTTGAGATGAACAACAGCGCTCTAAGAAAACCGGAACAATCCCTATTTAAGAAAAAATTTATCCTTCCGATAATTATAACGGATATAAAAAAAATTACTGTCAACTCATTGAGGAGTATAAAATGGAGATTGTGGAACAAGAAAAGATTGTTAACAACAAATATTCAAAGCTACAAGAATACCTAAAACAAAGGCTTGACACGGTTGAGGCTAACTTGAATCAGAAGCTCAATACTGTGGAAGCTAACTTGAATCAAAAACTTGATAATATTGACACGAATCTAGGCAAGGTAATAGATTTAATGAGTTTAATCTTACAAGAAATGATAGAAACCGAAGGAGATTCCTATTACCAAAGTCAAAATTATCCTCAAGCGATCGCTTACTATGAAAAAGCCATAAAACTAGGAAGTGTTACTGGCGCCCAGAAATTAGCCAAGGTTAAGTCTTTTGTTGCAGAAACTGAAGGTGATATCCATTACCAAAGCCAAAATTATCCTCAAGCGATCGTTTACTATGAACAAGCCATAAAACTAGGAAGTGAGAGTGCTTCTGAAAAATTAGCCCATGTTAAAGAAAAACCAATAATAGAGTTAGGTAACGACGTCACTATAGAGTTTTTACCCATTTTTACGGGTACATTGCAGGTAGGAGTAGATAAATTAGTAACCATTAAACCTTTCTTGCTAGGAACAACCCCAGTAACTCAAGCTCAATGGCGAGCAGTAGCTGAATTACCCAAAGTAGAGATGGATCTAGATCCAGATCCATCCTTTTTTAAGAGTAGCAACAACCCGGTAGAATGTGTAAGTTGGCTCGAATGTCAAGAATTTTGCGCTAGACTCACCGAAAAAACCAGAAAAATCTGTAGATTACCCAGTGAAACTGAATGGGAGTACGTCTGTCGAGCGGGAACGAAAACCGAATATTCCTATGGAGATGAGCCAGCACTGCTAGGAAATTTTGCTTGGTACGACGGTAATTCAGCTCAACTAACGCACCCAGTAGCTACTAAAAAATCCAACCCCTGGCAATTTTACGATATGCATGGCAATGTTTGGGAATGGTGTCAAGATAGTTGGCATGAAAACTACGAGAATGTTCCCGATGATGGCAGGGCTTGGGTTGATCAAGAAAGTATTAGATTTGTGCTCCGTGGAGGTTCTTGGCGGAGTAATCCGGTGCGTTGTCGGAGTTCGTATCGCAGCCACAATAATCGTGACAACCGCAACGATAGTATCGGTTTTCGTCTAGCCTTGAGTTTACCGAGAAATTTTTAATAATTCAGATAGTCAACCGAGATTGCACCGCGATCGCCTAATATACGGCGGTATTTGGGGCTAAATCAGCCTAAAAAAATAATACCTGTTATATCAAGTCCGGGTAAATACTTATATATAAAGGTGAGTAGGGGTAAAGGGGAAAGGGGAAAGGGGAAAGGGGAAAGGGGAAAGGGTAAAGGTTCAGATAAAAACGTGACTCACAACTTTAAGTTAACTAATTAAGCGGGCATGATATTACACCCATGAAGTCATCTTAACAACAATAAAATGGGTACGTCACCAAGCCCAAGCTAAAGAGGAGCAAGAATCTCTAACTTTGGTAAATTTCCATGGGTAAATTATCGGGATCTTTAAAAAAAGTAAACAGTTTACCCGTTAACTCATCCAAGCGCACTGCTTCAACGCTAATTCCTTTTGATTCTAAATAATCGACTGTTTCTTCGATATTTTTAACTTGGAAAGCTAAATGTCTCAGCCCGCAACTTTCTGGATTACTCGCTCTCGAGGGTGGACTAGGAAAGGAAAAAAGCTCGATCATGTCACCATTTCCTACTAGTAAATCTAGTTTGTAAGAATCTCTCAATTCCCGATAAGTTTCCTGGATAATCGAAAATCCCAGTAGATTTACATAAAAATGTCTTGACTTTTCATAGTCAGAACAAATAATTGCTATATGGTGAATTTTATCAATTTTCATGTTTCTGATTTAGCTAAAAAAATCCCTGCTGTGATAGCAGGGGTAATTTATCAAAAGGTCTAAGCGTAAACGATATCGGTTGCCAAGTTCAACACTCCACTGGATTCATAAACTCTAGCGATCAAATCATTAACCTCTGGTTGACCGCGGTATTCAGCATTGATGTAAATCTCTTTGAAAGCACCCAATTCACTTTGACCTTGTTGGAAAATGTAATATGATGCTAAGGATGCGAGCAGTTGAATTTGATCTCCTTCTCCAGTCGCACCATCGAAATCGGTAATAATAACGTAGTCTTGAGCGCCGTTAAAACTGTAAGCGGGATTTGTTGCATCTCCCTCATGGATGATAAAGTAATCGGCACCGGAACCACCTGCAAGAGTGTCTATCTGCAAAGAGTTACTAGCAGGAGGTGTGTAACCGATTAGGGTATCGTTACCTTCCCCACCGGAAAGATTGTCACTACCCGCAGTGCCAGTTAGTTCCTGGTCAGTGTCACCACCACCACCATCGTCGCCACCACCATCATCGCCACCGCCATCATCACCACCGCCATCATCACCACCACCATCATCACCACCACCATCGTCGCCACCACCATCGTCACCACCACCATCGTCACCACCAGTAAAATTAAGGATATCTCCTGTGGTGGCATCAAGCTTCGCGATCCAGGCATCGTGAGAGCCCTGGTTGAGAGCTCCAAGGGAACTATCGGTGACGCCACTGACGTGTATTGTGTTTAAAACGTTATTAATAGTAATACTTCTGGGGTGGTCGGCACCAGTACTACCAAATTTTTCCACCCACACTAAATCTCCTTGAGGATTATACTTAGCTATAAAAGCGTCTAAGTCGCCGATCCTAGCTCCTCCAAAATCCCCATCGGTAAATCCCGTGACATAGATGTGGTCATCTTCACCCACAACGAGGCTAGTAATTTCATCATCGCCACTACCCCCGACTTTTCTTATCCATTGCTGATTACCGAGAGTATCATATTTAGCCAAAAACCCATCAAAAGGAGGAAGAAGAGTACCCCCCAAAGATCCAGAAGTATATCCTCCTACGTAAGCGTTGCCAGCGTTATCGGTATCTATCCCCCAAGCAAATTCAAAACCTGCGCTAGCTATTTGTCTCGCCCATTGCTGAGTACCATTCGGATCGAATTTAGCGATCCAAACGTCATAGAGTCCTCTGTATGACCCCCCTAGATTACCGAAGGTCCAGCCCGTAGCAAAAACATTGCCTTGATCATCGATGGTAACACCGTAAGATTCGTCAGGTAAAGCTGATGTTCCAATCCGACTTAACCAGAGTTGATTACCATTACTGTCGTATTTACCCACGACACCATCCCAGGCGCTATAAGTAGTAATATTCACACCTGACAAAGCAAAAGAGGAGCCATCGGGGGCTACGTCTAATCGCAAAGAGGTACTAAACCCATCAATGTCTCTAGTCCACAATTGGTTACCCTGGGCGTCATACTTACTGACAGCAACACTAAAGCGAGAGTCTGGATCAAGAATTGACACTAGTCCAGGTTTATTTCGTCTCAACACGTAGACGTTACCCTGTTGATCGCTTTCGATATCCCAGACTAAATCCCAACCGGAAGTACCTAATTGTCGGCTCCACATCAGGTTACCCAGACTATCGTAACGGGAAAGCCACCCGTCTAAAGAGCCAAGATTTGTCCCCGCCAAGGAACTGCTTGTATAACCGGCAGAGTAAATACCATTATCAGGCGCTATAGCTACCGCCGTAGCTTCCTCCGCACCGATAGTTCCTATCTGTTTGATAGAGCTGTTAGAGACAGGAGGCTGAGTAGTGCCTACAAAATTAAAATAACTACCATCAAGACTCAAACCCGAGACGTTAGATATAGTAGCGATTAAATCCTGGCTTACTCCAGACTGTCCTAAAAATATCTGGGTGTCAGTTCCTGATTGGACTAAAAAATAGTTGCTTGAACTCCCATAGAGCCTGATTTTATCCAAGCTGGGCTGAAAATCTGTGATAACCGCGTATTGAGCGGTACCAGAATTAGCGGTGGAGGCGTCTTGATAGTAGGCTCTGCGCCAATCGCCTAAATAGAAGGTATCACTGCCGTTGACAGCCCCTCTACTGGTTTCTCCGTCACCAGTCATCGTATGTACTAATGGTGTATTTCTAGGAGGAATAGCAGCATCGTAAAGCAAAATCCTGTCGTTGCCATTGCGCCCTACGAACCCTCGGATAGATGCGTCGGAGAAAAACGGAAACATATCGCTCCCTGGAGTTAGGGGAAAGGAATTTGTTGATGTTGTCGGAGTTTCTGGAGGAGTTTCTGGAGGAGTTTCTGGAGGAGTTTCTGGGGGTGTTTCTTCCCAAGGGAAAATATTGTCAGCTAAATTTTCATCAAACTGGATGTTTAGTTCAATCTTTGTCAACATAATATATTTGCCAATTGAATAGTTATTTTTCGAGTGCTTGTTTGTTCTTCTGCTCAGGACAGTAGGAGTTTTATAAAACCCAAAGCTACCGGAAAAAAGCGAAAATTTCAAAGTGCAACCGAAGTTGGAATTATATTAACACTTCTTATCTGTTTTTTCTAGCTAAGTATTTAAGAAGAAATGAATAGGTTGAGTGCAACTGCTTAAATCTGGACAATAACCAAATTTAGCTCTAAATAAGTATTTTATTGCTTTTTTACCTCAAAAGAGCTACATAGTTTTAAATTAATCCTAGTTGGAGGGAAAGCCAAGCTTGTTGCCCATTTTCCAGAGAAGACTCGAACAGATATTAGTCACGATGTGAGCGATGATCGGCACGAGCAAATTATTGGTAATTAAGGCGGCATACCCTAACATTAAACCTACTATCGTAGCCCAAATAGCATAGGGCCACTGCTGAGAACCACTCATGTGTAATATTCCAAATATACAACTAGAGATAATTAGAGCTCCCAGATTCAAACCCAACGCCGACAACATTACACCGCGAAATAATAACTCCTCGCTTAAGCCGGGTAAGAGTCCTAACCAGATTAAATCAGACCAAGTCAAAGGTTTTAGTACTAATTCCAGGTATGAATCGGCGCTATGGCGATAGGCGGGCCAAAGACGGTAAATCAAGCTACTAGACAGGATAATCAGTAATGCTAACCCTAAACCCCAAAGGATGGCTTGAAAACTCAATTCCCAGGGTAAAAGCGTTACAGAATCTAATTTTTGCCAAACTTTAGCTACCATTAAGAGGATTAAAGCAGTAACTCCCATTACTACCAGAATTTGCACACGAGTCAGGGGTTCTAAATCAGAATTGTTGGGGTTGGTCACAATAATTGGTTAATGATGATAAGCGAGGACTAATAGACGTGAGGGCGACACCCGCACGGAGAGCGACGATCGCACCCAGTGCTTCTAGATACGATTCTACTCTAAAGGCTTCGATTCCCAGAGATTCGGGGTAAACCTTCATAGACGTTCGATTTTCAGCAACAGCGATAATCTTAGTTTGGAGCTGGCTAAAACCAAGAATAGCAGAGCTACCACAAGCATCAGCGGGGACAATAACAGCGTCTACTTGTTCAGCCCAGATACTATCTGGAGTGTATCGCTGTTGATTAGTGATGATCCGAGGAGCTTGACTTAATCCTACCAAGACGCAGGGTAAAAAAGTATAACCCAACTCCTCCGCTGCCGCTTTCGGGGATAATTGGGGTTCGATGGGTAGAGGTTTTAAAGCAGGAGCGTGGGCTGCAGGAACGGCAAAAGTGCGGACAATCAGATGAGAAATCACTGCTTCAGCGCCAGCAATAGGATCTACTCCCGAACCTTGTCGGTAATTAGCTAAAAGGGGACTGTCTATTTCGTCAGGAAACCTAGCTACTACTGCGATCGCGTCTACTTTGGCTTGGTCGATTAGTTTAGCTGCCGCTCTCAGTAGACTTCCTGGGTTACTAATCGTGCCCCAACTCGCCCCAGAAGGAGCAGAGCGCAACTCTACGCCTAAAGGAGCGTCGGTGAGGATATATTCCTTGATTTCGAGCCCTAGAGTAGCTCTAAGAGCGTCAGCCGCTTGTAGATGTCTTAGTCTAAGTTCTAATTCCATCCCTTGATCTAAAATCAGACCAATACTATTCTGCTTAACTGGACGCAATCCCCAACGCTTTAGAGCAAACTGATCCAGTGCGTATCCCTCTACGTAATATATATTAGGTTGGGACCAGTAGAGTTGAGCTCCATTGAGGACATTAGGATGAGTAATCAATCGGTCTCCTAACCCGGCGATCGCTCTAGCTATTGGCAAAGCATCCCCCGCGTAGCCACCTATACTAGCACCGATACCGGTGGGTACTAGTAACACTACTGTATAGGGGATTTTAGACACTAGTAACGATCGCTTCCACGTGAACTTTTTGATTCTCTTGATCTACCCGGGTAATAGCCCAGCGCAGGGGTTCTCCTTGTTTTTGTAATTCTGCTTCTATTTCTTGTTGCAGAGCCTCTGGGTTGGCTTGCAGGTCGATTTCTGCGGTGATAAAGTGTGTTGTCATCTTAGGATTTCCCAAATTGTTTACTATATACTATTTCTTCTTTTTCTGATTCAATCACTAAATCAGAAGTGGGATGAGCCACGCACAGAAGAGCGTATCCCTGACTTTGCAGTTCTGGGGATATTCCCATGCCCTCGCTTTGTTCCACTGTTCCTGATTTAATTAAAGCCGCACAGGTAGTACAAACTCCCGCTAAACAAGAACTTGGTAA contains these protein-coding regions:
- the secG gene encoding preprotein translocase subunit SecG; translated protein: MQAEQLIRIIWAISAGLLTMMVLLHSPKGDGIGGIGGQAQLFTSAKSAETSLNRITWVLATVFISLTVILSAGWLRS
- a CDS encoding matrixin family metalloprotease; protein product: MRWRRWLALILITSLWILSINKLRVEATEFPSLASHPLPPSLASWKIKTEVGDYFGEIKNIPSVEYLVWSEFPVKVYVELGNDDWLKAINSAIAQWNKYLPLEQVSDPAQSQILIRHQPPPLLTQRHPQTGRIEITKARAGATQYQLYVQDKLLSHRMIIAIKPGQSYQALLATSLHEIGHALGIWGHSSLVTDALYPSQVGKAAEISQRDLNTLKKIYQQPTRLGWRIR
- the thrB gene encoding homoserine kinase; the encoded protein is MSPTTVTVITPGTTANLGPGFDCLGAALTIYNRFEFSLNPEQRVKITVTGAESAAVITDQSNLLYQVFRELYQHLGQEPPGVEIKIKLGVPLARGLGSSATAIVGGLVAANYLAGNPLSQIELRDLAIAREGHPDNVVPTLLGNCQLSVPNAQSWEICSIPWHKEIIPVVAIPDFQLSTETARSVLPRQIDRSDAIFNLAHLGLLLRGLATNQGEWLSLALSDRLHQPYREALIPGYQVVRSEAIAHGAYGLVISGAGPTLLALVNASEAQKVELAIRETWQNLGIQVQVKSLALDTQGTRITESSNPSA
- a CDS encoding SUMF1/EgtB/PvdO family nonheme iron enzyme, yielding MEIVEQEKIVNNKYSKLQEYLKQRLDTVEANLNQKLNTVEANLNQKLDNIDTNLGKVIDLMSLILQEMIETEGDSYYQSQNYPQAIAYYEKAIKLGSVTGAQKLAKVKSFVAETEGDIHYQSQNYPQAIVYYEQAIKLGSESASEKLAHVKEKPIIELGNDVTIEFLPIFTGTLQVGVDKLVTIKPFLLGTTPVTQAQWRAVAELPKVEMDLDPDPSFFKSSNNPVECVSWLECQEFCARLTEKTRKICRLPSETEWEYVCRAGTKTEYSYGDEPALLGNFAWYDGNSAQLTHPVATKKSNPWQFYDMHGNVWEWCQDSWHENYENVPDDGRAWVDQESIRFVLRGGSWRSNPVRCRSSYRSHNNRDNRNDSIGFRLALSLPRNF
- a CDS encoding VOC family protein, whose translation is MKIDKIHHIAIICSDYEKSRHFYVNLLGFSIIQETYRELRDSYKLDLLVGNGDMIELFSFPSPPSRASNPESCGLRHLAFQVKNIEETVDYLESKGISVEAVRLDELTGKLFTFFKDPDNLPMEIYQS
- a CDS encoding CPBP family intramembrane glutamic endopeptidase encodes the protein MTNPNNSDLEPLTRVQILVVMGVTALILLMVAKVWQKLDSVTLLPWELSFQAILWGLGLALLIILSSSLIYRLWPAYRHSADSYLELVLKPLTWSDLIWLGLLPGLSEELLFRGVMLSALGLNLGALIISSCIFGILHMSGSQQWPYAIWATIVGLMLGYAALITNNLLVPIIAHIVTNICSSLLWKMGNKLGFPSN
- a CDS encoding DUF3326 domain-containing protein; this translates as MSKIPYTVVLLVPTGIGASIGGYAGDALPIARAIAGLGDRLITHPNVLNGAQLYWSQPNIYYVEGYALDQFALKRWGLRPVKQNSIGLILDQGMELELRLRHLQAADALRATLGLEIKEYILTDAPLGVELRSAPSGASWGTISNPGSLLRAAAKLIDQAKVDAIAVVARFPDEIDSPLLANYRQGSGVDPIAGAEAVISHLIVRTFAVPAAHAPALKPLPIEPQLSPKAAAEELGYTFLPCVLVGLSQAPRIITNQQRYTPDSIWAEQVDAVIVPADACGSSAILGFSQLQTKIIAVAENRTSMKVYPESLGIEAFRVESYLEALGAIVALRAGVALTSISPRLSSLTNYCDQPQQF
- a CDS encoding 2Fe-2S iron-sulfur cluster-binding protein; translated protein: MTTTYTVKIHHQGEDYIIEVPEDQTVLAVAQEAGVELPSSCLAGVCTTCAALIKSGTVEQSEGMGISPELQSQGYALLCVAHPTSDLVIESEKEEIVYSKQFGKS